From one Lolium rigidum isolate FL_2022 chromosome 4, APGP_CSIRO_Lrig_0.1, whole genome shotgun sequence genomic stretch:
- the LOC124706226 gene encoding protein SRC2-like — MASRTVDVTLVSARDLRDVNLVSKMEVYAVVYLAGDPMSRQRIATDRTGGCNPAWNATVRVTVPASGAGSGALRVLLRTERPLGDRDVGEVILPLNEILAGAGDEPIEAELGAYKVCKVGSSKTHGVLNLSYMLGGVIHPPAAYYQHHAAVVKTGEPAAGYLAAGAAPYASAPPRPPPPQQLSYSYPYPCPPPTMTRPLRISSR, encoded by the coding sequence ATGGCGAGCAGGACGGTGGATGTGACGCTGGTGTCCGCTCGGGACCTGAGGGACGTCAACCTTGTCTCCAAGATGGAGGTCTACGCGGTTGTCTACCTCGCCGGCGACCCCATGTCCCGGCAGCGGATCGCCACCGACCGCACCGGCGGCTGCAACCCCGCCTGGAACGCCACTGTCCGCGTCACCGTCCCGGCCTCTGGCGCCGGGAGCGGCGCCCTGCGCGTTCTCCTCCGCACCGAGCGCCCGCTCGGCGACCGCGACGTCGGCGAGGTGATCCTCCCGCTTAACGAGAtcctcgccggcgccggagacgaGCCCATCGAAGCCGAGCTCGGCGCCTACAAGGTATGCAAGGTAGGCTCCAGCAAGACCCACGGCGTGCTAAACCTCTCCTACATGCTCGGCGGGGTCATCCACCCACCCGCCGCCTATTACCAGCATCATGCGGCCGTGGTGAAGACTGGCGAGCCTGCGGCGGGGTACCTGGCAGCGGGGGCGGCGCCGTATGCGTCTgctccgccgcgtccgccgccgccgcagcagctcaGCTACTCGTACCCGTACCCGTGCCCACCGCCGACAATGACACGGCCGTTGCGCATCAGTAGCCGCTAG